The following DNA comes from Musa acuminata AAA Group cultivar baxijiao chromosome BXJ1-4, Cavendish_Baxijiao_AAA, whole genome shotgun sequence.
CTCCAGTTACAATTCCGAACCACCAACAACAAAACCGAGTACGAGGCGCTACTTCACAGCCTACGCCTTGCCCAAGAGATGCATGTTGACAACCTCGAAGTCTTCAGCGACTCCCAGCTAGTGATGGGACACGTCAACGGGAGCTACGAAGCCCGGGACCCAATGATGGCATTATACATGATGGAGGCGAAGTGGCTCGCACATCACTTCAACCGCCTCTTGATCGCTAGAATATCTCGGGTGCAGAACACACGGGATGACGCATTGGCCAGATCAGCCTCCACTTGCAGCCCAGAGTTGACCCTGGTAACCGAGTCCGTAACGACGCCAACAATGATGACACACAAGGTCGCTGAGACGGAGGCACCGCCAAGCTGGATAGAGGAAATCCTCTACTTCAAGAAGGATGGAACGAAGCCCGATGACCCGGCGACTGCGAGACGATTGAGATGCACCCAAGCCTGGTACTACGTCATCGGTGGGAAGTTGTACCGAAGGGCTTTCTCTCAATCTCTCCTACGCTGCCTAGTGCCATCAGAAACTGAAACggtcctcgccgagctccacgaAGGGATCTATGGGGAGCACATTGGGGgacgaaccttggccttcaagactcTTAAATAAGGGTAAGTTCAATTGAGGTTCAGTTCAACAATGCTAAGTTCAAGGTCTATTGCCAGTCATACGGGATTCaattgaggttcagctcggtcgcACACCCCCAAACTAACGGCCAGCCCTTTCCTAACACTTAAGGCTCGACCGGTGAGGTAAAGACCAAGGAAGTTTGCTCCCGACCGACAGAAGGCAATCAGCGATGAGGTCGATCGCCTTAAAGAGGTAGGATTCATTATCGAGGTAAAATACCGTCGGTGGCTGTCGAATGTAGTTCTCGTTAAGAAatccaatggaagctggaggatgtgtgttgattacaccaATCTCAACCGAACATGCCTCAAGGACTACTATCCACTTCCTAGGATAGACCAACTAGTCGGCGCCACCGCGGGCCATGAACTCCTCACGTTCATGGACGTATTCTTGGGCTACAACCAAATTCGGATAGCGACTCAGAATCAAGAGAGCACCGCCTTCATCACCAACAGAGAGGTGTATTGTTCGGCGTGGCGATCGATCCTCGAGGGGCGAGATGATACCTATATGCAGTCGCTATCTTGGAACGCTCGAAACAACGGAATAGTACCTTCATGCGGTTGTCATCCCGGGGCACGTGAAATGGCGAGACTGTATCTCTGTGCAGTCGCCCGCGCGGGACGACGACGTACGGGAGCGCACCTTTTGCTGACCTATCGGTGGAGTGGCGCGACATTGATTGTGACGTGGCCAGGGTCCAAATTTTACCTTATCATGTATTACATCTAATATGTTTACCTTGATTTATGCTTGAATAAGTTCTAGTCTTTTCCGTCTTTCTTCATAGAAGAAAATATAGGTTATGTATAACTTGACAGCTTTGAACTTTCATGAACAAGAGAATATGCATAAATTTCTATTGACTTTTTGGTGTCTAAAGGGCCTCTGAGATTTGTGCAGAATTTTAGTGCATTCTTTTGTTTTGAAAATTCATATTAGATCTGAGTCTTTAGTTTTTGGTGATCAAAGAAAGCATCAGCCAGAAGCTGCCGGAATGATATTCATTTTTAACATTCTTTAGGTCTACATTTTTATGGCctgatttattttatcattttgtgATATGCTTGAAATCTAAGTTCTGGACTTGGATAACTTTGAAATCTTGGCTTTGTTCAGTAGTTTGTGAAGAACTTACCTATGATTGATATCATGTACAACTTGTTAGGTGTGTGCATATGTGGCAGATGCTTTTGCTATTGACTATGAAATTTACTATTGACTATGAAGTGCAAATGTCTGATTGTGCTTCAAAATTATTTACACTGATCCAAACGTCAACAATGTGGGACCGAAGTCATCTAACATATGCATATCTGTGTGTGTCTGTCCTGTATTAATCTCATTGTTAATATTCCCTTCTTCCAAATTTTTTTGCAAAATGATTCTCAATCTTTTATTCCTTATCTTCCGCTAGTCAAGTGTCTCCAAGAAATTACATTATAAGAAGttgaattatataattatagCTTACTTCTATTGAGGCACATATCTGAAGGCTGAAGGTATAGACATATTATAATATTGATCTGTTACTAATGAGTTTTCACGGAAAGTGCTCTCTGCATGCACACCTGGTCTTGGATTGTTAGTTATAAGATTTGATCAGGGATCAACCAAGTTAGTGAGACAAATACTTGTTTGACTGTCAGGTAGCTGCGCGTAAAGTGTGCCTTCTTGGCGGGGAAGAGGGAAGCATCGATGCGTCTTCTTGGAAGACAAAATTGTCGTCTGCAGGGTGATGCAGCCAGTTTGGGGAGTTTAGTTTTAGGACGGAAGGGATTTGGGCTCAGTGGGATCAACGAGGTTGCCAAAGCCTGTGGAGTTTTGGATGAGGTTTGGAGATTGAAGGAGGAGACGGCTCCGAGGAATGAGGACGATGACGCCATGGCGAGTGGAACGGAGGAGGTGGCGGCAGCTCGCGCTTTAGATCCTGGAAGAAGGGCGTCAAAGTGGTACAATTTTAGCACGGGTGACCATAGCCGACGAAGCCCCTGATCACGCACGTGGGAGTTAGTGATAAAAGCATGAGTTGACATGCATTTCTCCATGTTTGAGGAGACTCCGTTTTATTATTAGTGTTTTTTTTTGTTGGGGGGTGAAAGGTGTGGGTTGAATATATGGAAAAGAAGcaaggaaaaaaataattaatatacatataaaaaataataagctaATAAATGAGCTGCTCTTAAATTTTTGAAAGTTAGCTCAGGTaaacaataatatattttttagtttatttttattttacttttatacgtaaagataaaattatatatttttattattcacatataaaaataaaatttaaattatttacttttaaggatcacattatttattaagaaataaattaattaataatttaattgtttGACTAAATTTTTTacttattcaaaatattttaatatttatttttaggtTTTCCAACACAGGTACACAAACCATTGAATTGTTTGTCACATGGGGAGTCCACTACTCCTCAACCGACGGGTGCCGGATGTCATCAATCGCACGGCATCTTGACGTGGTCCTCACTCGTCAATCCTGTGGTTCGAAGTGGTGACGTGCGTCCATTCCTAAAGGTCTTCACCACGTCCAGCCACGCCTGATGAGACGTCCCCGCTTCCCGTCTCGCCTCCGCCGCCCTCTGCTTCGTCGCCACCGCCCGTTCCCTCAGCTCCCGCCCCCCCTCCGACTCCATCAGCCACCTGATCCGGGCCTCAACCTCCTCCGCCGCCACCAGCTCCTTGGCGCAGCCCTCCATCGCCACCGCCACCCGCATCTGCTCCACCAGGAGCACCTTGTTCATCCCCTGCTCCGCGTACAGTGGCCACCCGATCATCGGCACCCCGGCCGTGATCGCCTCTAGCaccgagttccacccgcagtgcgtTACGAACCCCCCCACCGCCTCGTGGTTGAGCACCTCCACCTGTGGCGCCCACGACTTCTCCAGGAACCCCCTCTGCTTTGTCCGGTCCAAGAATCCTTCCGGCAACAGGGCCTCCAAGTCTGGCTCTGACGGCAGCCCCCATCCCTGCGGCCCCTGGTTCTCGCTCGGCGGAGCCCGCACCACCCAAAGGAACCGCTGTCCGCTCCTCTCCAGGCCAGCGGCGATCTCCTTGAGCTGCTCCGCGGAGAACATTCCCATGCTACCGAAGCAGAGGAACACTACGCTCCCGCGCGGTTGCTCGTCCAACCACGCCACGCACTCGGCCTTTTCCACCTTATCTTCTCCGACGTCCCTGCTCCCGTCGGCGATCAACGGGCCGATACAAAAAACCGGCGACATCCTACGACCGGGAATGCAGGTCCCGTCCCGAAGGACCCGGACGGCCTCCGCCTCCAGGGCCTCGAACGAATTGACCAGGATGCCTTCGGCGTTCGTCAGGCTCTCTAAGACACGTATCATCCTCTTGAAGTAGTCTTCATCGCGGTCGATCATTTCGCGGGGCATGTCGGAGGCGGGGACGGGGGGCAGCCCCGGGAAGTGGAGCGGTGAGTCACCGAGGGCCTTTAAGTCGATGTCGGCGGTGGCGTAGAGGGTCGGAATATAGAGGAAGGCGGCGAAAACGGCGGCGCAGGAGGCGAAGAAGAAGTAGGAAGGGAGGCGGAGCTTGGCGGTGACGGCCAGGGCATCGGTGCAGAAGAAGTCGAGGACGACGACGCGGATGTCGGAGGTGCGGGAACGGGCCGCGAGGAAGTGCAGGAGCTGGGGGTTGTTGGGGAGGACGAGGTCCAAGAAGCGGGTAACGGAGGTATCGGGGAGGGAGGCGGTCGGCGGGAGCTGGTGGAAGGAGATGGAGGGGTAGGCGGAGGAGACGCGGGCGACGAAGGGATCCACGGAGGGATGTTTTACGGGCGTGTGCATGAGGACGACAACGACGGAGAAGTCGTGGAGGACGAAGAGCTTGGCCAGTTCCACCATGGGCACCAAGTGGCCCATCCCGGGCACTGGGTACAAAACCACAGTTTCCTTCATCGCCTTTGCTCGCCGATATCTGAGCTTTTCTTGCCGCACCGCGGTATATGTAACGCCGCTTCACATACTCTGGTCAACGTAAGCACTGACGTGGTCGTCGGAGTGCAACGAATGATTCAAGTGTGCGCCAACAACTTGTCCTGGACACTTAAATGCATCTTCTAGAAACTTCCCCCGAATTATTTGATCGAAAGCTCATTAAAATCAATGGAATAATCATAAACTTAACTATTTATATAGATGAAATATTTTGTATATATCCATTAATACATGATTAAGGCGACGTGTCGCTCTTTTTCTCAGGGAGCAATCTGTATGTATATAACGCAAAGAATAATACAAAGAGGGGCAGTTTTGTACTGTAGAACTACGAATACCAGCTAAtaccaatttgtattttctactttgGCTGCTTTCACTCCCATGTAAGAAACATGTTGTGATCCTTCCAGTGGGTCCACCCAATGGATTTCTAAACCATATAATataattcctttgaaagatacaagAAATATTTTACCTTTCGACACATGCTAATATAATCATCACACAAAGGATGGCCTCAGTTCATAATTGAGCCAGGTAGATATCGATCCTatataatacattaaaaaaatattttatccatatcgtataatcattaaaatttatcaggtcataataattaaaatcaataattattttttaagattttttttgttttgggaTTGACTAAGCATTAAAGGGTTTATGAactagaattaatttttttttgaactttgaggATAACTTTAGCGTCACAATAAGACTGCTCGTTTATAATTTAAATGCACACCAAAGGAAGCtttgtgttaaaattatttttaattatataaaaaacttatattcaataaaaaataaaatttccgaatttattttttgggaaaataaaatataatttaaatataagttttatttaatattattgtcTCTATTTGATATGCGTAGAATATTTCTTATTTCTTCCAGAACATTCGCCACCACTCTGCCACGTCATCCTTCCTGCCCCTTCACTCTTCTACGCGAAACGTTCGTGGTGCGCTTTACCCCAAGAGAAAGGAGCCGAACGTTTCTTCTCCGGATTCCCCAAACCCTAACGATCGACCGCAGAGAGCAATTCCACAGTACCCGTTCCcgactcctcctccgccgccgccgccgccgccgccatgaaCGCCTTCCGATTAGCTGGCGACATGTCGCACCTCGTCAgcgtcctcgtcctcctcctgaaGATCTACGCCACCAAATCTTGCTCAGGTTCTCCCCTCCCCGGAACCCCGCCCCTCCCCCGAATCACCGCCGGTCCCTTGTGGAATCTCAATTTCTGGGCGTTTCGTGGTGCCAGGGATCTCGCTCAAGACGCAGGAGCTGTACGCCCTGGTGTTCCTGACCCGCTACCTAGATCTCTTCATCTACGTCGTCTCAGTGTACAACACCTTGATGAAGATCGTGTTCATCGCCAGCTCTCTCGCCATTGTTTGGTACATGAGGTCTCACCCCTTGGTGCGGCGGACGTACGATAAGGATCAGGATACGTTTCGGCATTATACCCTCATCGGTGGAAGCCTTCTTCTCGCGCTCTTTTTCCATGACAAGTTTACGATCCGCGAGGTATTGTTAGGCGATCATTAATTCGATTTAACTCGCCTCATACTATTGTTTCCATTCGGTCAAATGGCTACTTCTTTTTTCTGAAATCGTCgcatttttatattaattaaataGGAATAATTGGAACTGCCTTTGACAGTttgcgaatcccaatttctttatTGTTACTTGTCAACATACTTTTCCCGTTTAGTTTTCTGTAGCTGTATCTTGATGCAATACAATATGAGTGTCAACAATGTCAGTTCTGTGTAAACTGCTGAACCTGTTTGATTGTGGAAATTCGTGGATGCCTACCAAGTGGGGAATATTATGATTTTGTTATTTTAAAAGGGCCTTTTGAGTATTTGGAAATGCAATTTTTATTCCAGCAAAGGAATGATAAGTCAACCTAGTTGCATGTTAAGCTTTAGACATTCCGCGCCGGCATAAGAGCAATATTTTCAAGTATGCACATATTTGGATGCTCTACTCGCAGGTCAGTAATCTGCACTTAAGATATAGACAAGAAACATCAGCGAGAGTACATCAAATCTCTACTAAATGATAGGATAAGTTATTGATCATGATCtgatggtgaattttaaaattgCTGATTCATCTCCTGTTATTCAGTTCCTTTGGTCTTGGCATTTCATTCATTTTCTTGCTATGTTTAACACATTTAAAGCTCGTTTATTATTCTCATTGGCTGTTTTATCCGAATTAATTACAATGTTTTTAGGGAAAGAAAATGCTCAAAGCTTTCATCTTTTTATACTTCTAATTTATATATTACTTTTATAGTGtttttttctcatcttttctACTTTAGAACCATGACTATTCTCCAATGTGTTCACTTGAATGTTCTTTAATAACAGAATCATGACACAGCagtcatgaccaaaagataataaTGTTTGGTCCACAACCTTTACAATGGAAATCTTGAAATGGTATTCTTGGATATGGTAATTATATGACCTCAGAGTTGCAGATAGACTCAACAGTTTCATCTGCAACAGACATTGCATTCTCTATCTTGCCTTCTCTACTTCATTGTCAAATTTTGATGACACAAATTACTCTTGCATTGTGCTGTAGTTTATGGGATATGGTAGTGCATGGATCTGGTTGTTTTTGAGCATCTGGATCTGCCCACCCTCCTTAAACCAGGTTCAAGTAACTTTTAATTGATTTTGTGATGGATACGCAAAGGGAGGTGCATCCAAATTGGATCcagataactatatatatatagtaggataTGGGTTCAGGTCCCTTACCAAATGACTTTCCTTATATAGGTAGTAATGACATCAGGATAGATATGTATTGAGGTCTACCTTACTTATTGGATTCAGGTATCCTTTAATGGGTTTTTTTGGGAAAAACAGGTGTCAAAGGGATATAGAACCCGTTTTTTCATATGGTAACATATTCTCACATATAGCATCACAGTGAGAGGCTGGAAGCTACAATTTTGTCAACTATTTAGT
Coding sequences within:
- the LOC135645386 gene encoding UDP-glycosyltransferase 88B1-like, coding for MKETVVLYPVPGMGHLVPMVELAKLFVLHDFSVVVVLMHTPVKHPSVDPFVARVSSAYPSISFHQLPPTASLPDTSVTRFLDLVLPNNPQLLHFLAARSRTSDIRVVVLDFFCTDALAVTAKLRLPSYFFFASCAAVFAAFLYIPTLYATADIDLKALGDSPLHFPGLPPVPASDMPREMIDRDEDYFKRMIRVLESLTNAEGILVNSFEALEAEAVRVLRDGTCIPGRRMSPVFCIGPLIADGSRDVGEDKVEKAECVAWLDEQPRGSVVFLCFGSMGMFSAEQLKEIAAGLERSGQRFLWVVRAPPSENQGPQGWGLPSEPDLEALLPEGFLDRTKQRGFLEKSWAPQVEVLNHEAVGGFVTHCGWNSVLEAITAGVPMIGWPLYAEQGMNKVLLVEQMRVAVAMEGCAKELVAAEEVEARIRWLMESEGGRELRERAVATKQRAAEARREAGTSHQAWLDVVKTFRNGRTSPLRTTGLTSEDHVKMPCD
- the LOC135645390 gene encoding ER lumen protein-retaining receptor A-like, producing the protein MNAFRLAGDMSHLVSVLVLLLKIYATKSCSGISLKTQELYALVFLTRYLDLFIYVVSVYNTLMKIVFIASSLAIVWYMRSHPLVRRTYDKDQDTFRHYTLIGGSLLLALFFHDKFTIREVLWAFSIFLEAVAILPQLVLLQRSRNVDNLTSQYVLFLGAYRAFYILNWIYRFVTEDHYSAWISWIAGVVQTALYADFFYYYFISWKNNAKLQLPA